The Streptomyces uncialis genomic interval CTTCGTGCCGATCACCCACCCCGACGCCATCCTCGGGTTCAAGGACCACGCGGTGACGGCCGAGAGCGAGGCGCGTCTCACCTACAACTGGGGCGGGGACTTCACCGGGACGGTCATCAACACGTTCTACCCGAGGCTGCCCAGCGAGTGGAACGTCCCGTACCACCACGTCTTCACGTGATCCGCGGCCCCCGCGGCGCCGCACCCGTCCCGAGCCCACGCCCGTACCGCCTGGAAGAGGCACCACGATGCCCGTGCCCACGGAAGAACTGAAGCTGGAGATCGTCAACGCCGCCACGGGGAAGCCCCTCGGCGCCAGGGCCGCGCCGGGCGCGGACGGCGCGCTCGTCGTCCGCGACTTCCCCGACGACGGCCCGCGCCCGGATCAGTGGCGGCTCGCCCCCGCGCAGGACGACCAGGTGTACGTGATCCGCAACGCGGACAGCGGCAAGGTGCTCGACAACCCGGCCGCCGCCGACCGGGGCGTCCGCCAGTGGCAGGCCACCGCGGGCCGGAAGGGCCAGCAGTGGCACATCGTCCCCGTCGAGGGCGAAGCGGGCCTCTACTTCATCGAGGGCGCGGTCGACGGAGCCGTTCTCGACCTCGCCGAGCCCGGCGGGGACGACACCCGGATCGTCCTGCGCGAGCACGACGACAGCGCGGAGAGCCAGTGGTGGCGGTTCGTCCCGGCCGCGCCCGAACGCGTCAGCGACCCCGTGCTGCGCTGGGCTCAGCTGAGCCACTGGAACGGCCGCCGGTCCTGGCGGCTGGCGCGGTCGGCCGCGCTGCGCCCGGCCCCCGACGCGACGCCCTCCTTCAGCGACCTGCTGCTGGTCCTGGAGGGGTTCGGGAGCGACCAGGACGCCGGCGGCTGGAAGAGCGACGCGGCCGGCCACTCCCCCGGCGGGCAGCCGGGCTGGTGGGGCGGGGCCGACACACGGTTCCTCGCCGACACGGGAGCGGGCCGGGCGGACATCGTCGGACTCAAACCCGCGAAGGGGGCGGTGGTTTCGGGTGCCAGGGGCGACGGGACGTTCGACGACGAACGCGTCCTGCACCAGCCGCCGCCCGCCCGCGATCCCGCGGACCTGTGGACCCTCGTGGACACGACGGGCGACGGCAGCCCCGATGTCGTCGTGCTCGCCGCCGACGGTGTCCGGGTGTCCCCCCGGGACGAGGGCGGGGCGTTCGCGGCCCCGGGCGGCGCACCGGCCCTCAAGGCGTTCGGTCATGGTCAGCAGGCGGGCGGCTGGCTCGCGGAGAAGCATCCCCGGTTCCTCGCGGACACCACCGGTGACGGCAGGCTCGACCTCGTCGGCTGCCACGACGACGGCGTCTGGATCTCCCTCCAGGACGAGGAAGGAAAGTTCGCGCCGCTCCCCGAGGAACCCGTTCTGCGGGCGTTCGGCCACCACGAGAAGGCAGGTGGCTGGCTCGCCGACAAGCACCCCCGGTTCCTCGCGGACACCACCGGCGACGGCAGGCTCGACCTCGTCGGCTGCCACGACGACGGCGTCTGGATCTCCCTCCAGGACGAGGAAGGGACGTTCGCGGAACCGCTGTACACCCTCGACGACTTCGGCGTCGACCAGGGATGGAGCTCGGTCCGGGAGCACCCCCGGTTCCTGGTCGGGGCCACCACCGGCGGAGCGCCGGACCTCGTCGGGTTCGGACCGCAGGGCGTCGTCGTGTCACGCGGACTCGGCGACGGTACGTTCGGGCCCGCGCAGCTCGTCCTGAACGACTTCGGGACCGCCCAGGGGTGGAGCGGCGAAAAGCACCTGCGGCTCCTCGCCGACCTCACCGGCGACGGCGTCCCGGACATCGTCGGCTTCGGTGACGAGGGCGTCTGGGTGTCGCACGGCCTCGGCGGCGGCCTGTTCGACCAGGCCCGGCTGGTGTGCCGCGGATTCGGGTACGGCGAGGACGCGGGCAGCTGGCGGGTCGGCCGCCACCCGCGCTTCCTCGCCGACATCACCGGCGACGGACGCCTCGACCTCGTCGGCTTCGGCGGCCCCGGGGTGTACGTGGCCCGGAACCTCTTCCGCCGCTTCAGGACCCGGTGACCCCGGAGGTCCGCCGCGCCCTCTGACGGAGCGGCGGGCCTTCCGCCTGCCGGGGCCCGGCCTACGCGTGCGGGTCGTGGGCGATGCGCTGGCGCGACACCGCCAGCAGGCCGCCGTCCTGGCGGCGCAGCGTCACATCCACCACGTCCGTCCCGGCGGTGTCCCAGTGGGACGTGACCTCGATGTCGAGGACGTCGTCGGCGTTGGCGTTCGCGAGGAAGCACAGCTGTCTGTCCAGCACCCGGCGGCCCAGGAAGCTGCGGGCCGGCCGGCCGAGGCTGCGCCACAGGGAGAGCACGGCCCAGTCGACGATCGAGAAGTACGACGCGAAGTACAGCAGGCCGACCCCGTTCAGGTCGCGGCTCGCGCTCACCTGGTAGTTCAGCACGAGCCCCGCCTGCGGGGCCGGTTCGGCGGGGGTCCGGAAGCCGGACGCCTTGCGCGCGTCGGCCCATACCCGCCGGGGCGAGTGCGCGTCGGGGACCCGCTCCAGATGGTCGGAGCGGAAGTTTGCGGGGGTCGCCCGTCGCAGCCCGTGGTTGGTGTCATGGCCGGAGCGCTGAATCCAGCGGTTGAAGTTCTCCACATGGATGCAGCCGGGGGTGTCGTAGCGGAAGAAGCCGTCCACGCCGGGGGCGGGACCGCGCGCGGCCCCGTCGCCGTCCCGGGTGACCTGATGCATCGTCAGCAGTGAGTCGCCGCCGGAGGAGACCACCTTCGAGCGGACCCGCAGCCGGTCGCCGAAGGTCAGTTCCTCGGCGCTCAGCCCGCTGTCGGCCCGGACGCGGAAGTAGGCGAAGGACAGGTAGACGGGATTGCCCTCGGGGTCGGCCGCCGTGTACGGGTTGATTCCGCAGGAGGCGCCCACCGCGTCCCAGGTCCAGTCCCCGAGCTGACCGATGAACAGCGAGTTCGGTCCGCACATCGCGGGGGTGATCAGCTCGACGCGCTCGAACCAGTCGTCCCGGCTCCTGACGTACGGCGGACGTCCGGCCTGGGCGGGCGGAGCGGCATAGGTGGTCATGACCGCCCCCGGGAGGCCGTCCGGCTCCGCGAGCGCCGGGAACCGCCCGGCATCGGATACATCCGCGCAACGTGCCGTCCCTTGTCCGCCATTCTGCATGCTCCTTTATGGAAACGGTTCTCCCGCAGGGTGACGGGGCCGCCAGCAGGTCCGGTCGAGCACCGGTGGACCTTCAGGGCTGCTTTGCCCGAGTCATGACAGCCGGTCAGGAACGGAGAAGCCAAGTACGGCACTTCGCCCGTAGCGTGAAAGTCCTGGGCAGCGAAGTCCGGCAGCGGCGGGCGCGATGGGCGGCCGTGCGCATCTTCCCCTCGACCTCTAGGGGCACCAGCCAGGATGAAACAGATGATTGAAGCCAAGAACCTGACCAAACGGTACGGCGGGAAGACCGCCGTGGCCGAACTTTCCTTCTCGGTCGAGCCGGGCAGGGTGACCGGGTTCCTGGGCCCCAACGGCGCCGGGAAGTCGACCACCATGCGCCTGCTGCTGGGGCTCGACCGCCCCGACGGCGGCGACGCCACCATCGGCGGCCGGCACTACCAGGACCTGCCGCAGCCGCTCCGGGTGGCCGGCGCGCTGCTGGAGGCCAAGGCCGTGCACACCGGCCGCAGCGCCTACAACCACCTGCTGTGCCTGGCCCAGACGCAGGGCATCGGCAGCAAGCGCGTCGAGCAGGTGCTCGAACTGGTCGGACTGAAGGATGTCGCGCGCAAGCGCGCCGGCGGCTTCTCCCTCGGTATGGGACAGCGGCTCGGTATCGCCGCCGCGCTGCTCGGCGACCCGCAGGTGCTGATCCTGGACGAGCCGGTCAACGGACTCGACCCGGAGGGCATCCTCTGGATCCGCAACCTCATGAAGGACCTGGCCGCCGAGGGCCGGACCGTCTTCGTGTCCAGCCATCTGATGAACGAGATGGCGGTGACCGCCGAACACCTCATCGTCATCGGCCGGGGCCGCCTGGTGGCCGACTGCTCCATGCAGGAGTTCATCGACCGCAACCAGGTCCAGCAGTCGGTGCTGGTGAGCAGCCCCGACGCCGAGCAGCTGCGGGCGGCGATCCTCCGCGAGGGCGGCAAGGTGACCCTGCTCGACTCCGGTGAGCTCAGCGTGGAGGACATGGAGCCGGGCCGGATCGGCGAGATCGCCGCCGCGGGCGGACATGTGCTGCACGAGGTCGTCCGCCAGCGCGGTTCGCTGGAGGAGGCGTTCATGGAACTGACCCGGGACAGCGTGGAGTACGAGGCCACCGGTGGCACCGGTGGCGCCGCCAAG includes:
- a CDS encoding ABC transporter ATP-binding protein, whose protein sequence is MIEAKNLTKRYGGKTAVAELSFSVEPGRVTGFLGPNGAGKSTTMRLLLGLDRPDGGDATIGGRHYQDLPQPLRVAGALLEAKAVHTGRSAYNHLLCLAQTQGIGSKRVEQVLELVGLKDVARKRAGGFSLGMGQRLGIAAALLGDPQVLILDEPVNGLDPEGILWIRNLMKDLAAEGRTVFVSSHLMNEMAVTAEHLIVIGRGRLVADCSMQEFIDRNQVQQSVLVSSPDAEQLRAAILREGGKVTLLDSGELSVEDMEPGRIGEIAAAGGHVLHEVVRQRGSLEEAFMELTRDSVEYEATGGTGGAAKKQGGAE
- a CDS encoding LnmK family bifunctional acyltransferase/decarboxylase yields the protein MTTYAAPPAQAGRPPYVRSRDDWFERVELITPAMCGPNSLFIGQLGDWTWDAVGASCGINPYTAADPEGNPVYLSFAYFRVRADSGLSAEELTFGDRLRVRSKVVSSGGDSLLTMHQVTRDGDGAARGPAPGVDGFFRYDTPGCIHVENFNRWIQRSGHDTNHGLRRATPANFRSDHLERVPDAHSPRRVWADARKASGFRTPAEPAPQAGLVLNYQVSASRDLNGVGLLYFASYFSIVDWAVLSLWRSLGRPARSFLGRRVLDRQLCFLANANADDVLDIEVTSHWDTAGTDVVDVTLRRQDGGLLAVSRQRIAHDPHA
- a CDS encoding RICIN domain-containing protein yields the protein MPVPTEELKLEIVNAATGKPLGARAAPGADGALVVRDFPDDGPRPDQWRLAPAQDDQVYVIRNADSGKVLDNPAAADRGVRQWQATAGRKGQQWHIVPVEGEAGLYFIEGAVDGAVLDLAEPGGDDTRIVLREHDDSAESQWWRFVPAAPERVSDPVLRWAQLSHWNGRRSWRLARSAALRPAPDATPSFSDLLLVLEGFGSDQDAGGWKSDAAGHSPGGQPGWWGGADTRFLADTGAGRADIVGLKPAKGAVVSGARGDGTFDDERVLHQPPPARDPADLWTLVDTTGDGSPDVVVLAADGVRVSPRDEGGAFAAPGGAPALKAFGHGQQAGGWLAEKHPRFLADTTGDGRLDLVGCHDDGVWISLQDEEGKFAPLPEEPVLRAFGHHEKAGGWLADKHPRFLADTTGDGRLDLVGCHDDGVWISLQDEEGTFAEPLYTLDDFGVDQGWSSVREHPRFLVGATTGGAPDLVGFGPQGVVVSRGLGDGTFGPAQLVLNDFGTAQGWSGEKHLRLLADLTGDGVPDIVGFGDEGVWVSHGLGGGLFDQARLVCRGFGYGEDAGSWRVGRHPRFLADITGDGRLDLVGFGGPGVYVARNLFRRFRTR